In Halanaeroarchaeum sp. HSR-CO, one DNA window encodes the following:
- a CDS encoding LLM class flavin-dependent oxidoreductase: MPKFGYLLPTREIVLSSENETSLTAKTETEVIGLARRAEALGIDGVWVGDSVLAKPRLEPLSTLAAIASVTDAVDLGTAVYLPTLRNPVHVAHLTATIDQISGGRLGLGIGVGIGADVQREYENLGIDFDTRGARMDELLEIVNGLWEGDPVSFAGEFFDLEQASIGFGPTRKPPIYIPTAAFDPSEGFPISIRDRLLSYGDGWLPIGVSPPAYEASLDRIHSLLREADRNPDSFEPAVYLDMVISETEADALEEVRSFYERYYPERDRLTDEAIQARGAFGPPEDVANTIDAYEDAGVENVIVRFTTRDQRTQLRRFADVVRCGSSRY, translated from the coding sequence ATGCCGAAGTTCGGATACCTCTTACCGACACGGGAAATCGTCCTCTCGAGCGAGAACGAGACGTCGCTCACCGCGAAGACCGAGACGGAAGTGATCGGTCTCGCTCGACGCGCCGAGGCGCTGGGAATTGACGGGGTGTGGGTCGGCGACAGCGTCCTCGCGAAACCACGTCTCGAACCCCTCTCGACACTGGCGGCCATCGCTAGCGTGACCGACGCCGTCGACCTCGGAACCGCCGTGTATCTCCCGACCCTTCGGAACCCGGTCCACGTCGCCCATCTCACCGCGACGATCGATCAGATCAGCGGGGGACGGCTGGGCCTAGGCATCGGCGTCGGCATCGGGGCCGACGTCCAGCGAGAGTACGAGAACCTCGGGATCGACTTCGACACCCGTGGGGCCAGGATGGACGAGTTGCTCGAAATCGTGAACGGACTGTGGGAGGGTGACCCAGTGAGCTTCGCGGGCGAGTTCTTCGATCTGGAGCAAGCGAGTATCGGCTTCGGGCCGACCCGCAAACCGCCGATCTACATCCCAACGGCGGCGTTCGATCCGTCCGAGGGATTCCCCATCTCGATCCGTGATCGACTCCTCAGCTACGGGGACGGATGGCTTCCGATCGGGGTCTCGCCGCCAGCCTACGAAGCGTCCCTGGACAGAATCCACTCGTTGCTCCGCGAGGCCGATCGGAACCCGGACAGCTTCGAGCCTGCGGTGTATCTCGATATGGTCATCAGCGAGACGGAAGCCGACGCGCTCGAGGAGGTACGGTCGTTCTACGAGCGGTATTACCCGGAACGGGACCGGCTCACGGACGAGGCGATCCAGGCCCGGGGCGCCTTCGGACCACCCGAAGACGTGGCAAACACCATCGACGCGTACGAGGACGCGGGGGTCGAGAACGTGATCGTTCGGTTCACGACGCGGGATCAGCGCACCCAGTTACGCCGCTTTGCGGACGTCGTTCGCTGCGGCTCCAGCAGATACTGA
- a CDS encoding ferritin-like domain-containing protein: MADEVTDLLREAYADEIETVMNYMANSIVLDGVRAEEIKESLQADIQEELGHAQQLGERLKQLDEAPPGSMDFEARQESLQPPADTTDVISVIDGVVEAEEGAIATYRSLITAAEEADDPVTEDLAVTLLADEEAHRTEFRGFRKEYAAD, encoded by the coding sequence ATGGCAGATGAAGTAACCGACCTGCTGCGCGAAGCGTACGCTGACGAGATAGAGACGGTCATGAACTACATGGCCAACTCCATCGTCCTGGACGGCGTCCGTGCCGAGGAGATCAAAGAATCGCTCCAGGCGGACATCCAGGAGGAACTCGGTCACGCACAGCAACTCGGCGAGCGGCTCAAGCAACTCGACGAGGCGCCACCGGGGTCGATGGATTTCGAAGCCCGCCAGGAGAGTCTTCAGCCCCCGGCCGATACGACCGACGTGATCTCCGTCATCGACGGGGTCGTCGAGGCCGAGGAGGGCGCCATCGCGACGTATCGATCGTTGATCACGGCGGCCGAAGAAGCCGACGACCCGGTCACCGAGGACCTCGCCGTTACCCTCCTCGCGGACGAGGAAGCCCACCGGACGGAGTTCCGCGGCTTCCGCAAGGAGTACGCCGCCGACTGA
- a CDS encoding metallophosphoesterase family protein, translating into MARLAVVSDTHIPERADAIPDSFREHLRSADHVIHAGDFTTAAVHEDLTDLADGNLTAVVGNMDPQNLDLPSVGTLEVEDRTFVVTHGTGSLHEYEERVARIVREEGGEDAIGVAGHTHEVVDTTVDGIRLLNPGSCTGAAPATARTMLTVDIAGADLDVTVHEQ; encoded by the coding sequence ATGGCTCGACTTGCGGTCGTCAGCGACACGCACATACCGGAACGAGCGGATGCGATTCCGGACTCGTTCAGGGAGCACCTCCGCAGCGCCGACCACGTCATTCACGCCGGCGACTTCACGACGGCAGCAGTTCACGAGGACCTCACCGACCTCGCCGACGGAAATCTGACCGCAGTGGTCGGCAATATGGACCCGCAGAACCTCGACCTGCCCTCCGTGGGGACCCTCGAGGTCGAGGACCGGACGTTCGTCGTGACCCACGGGACCGGAAGTCTCCACGAGTACGAGGAACGCGTCGCGAGGATCGTTCGCGAGGAGGGTGGCGAGGACGCCATCGGTGTCGCCGGGCACACCCACGAGGTGGTGGACACGACAGTCGATGGAATCCGACTCCTCAATCCGGGGAGCTGTACCGGTGCAGCACCCGCCACCGCCAGGACGATGCTGACCGTCGACATCGCGGGAGCCGATCTCGATGTAACGGTCCACGAACAATGA
- a CDS encoding adenylate kinase: protein MSVTLLSGVPGVGLTSISERARRELDEEYKLINFGDVMLEHAATRDWASRRSELGTLTRRQTRRLQRRAGEYVADSAETAEILLTTHLAVETDAGYLHGFPDAVLRDVNPGQFVLVEAAPETIFDRRTEADREYGDATVRTIEFEQDINRTAAFEYAVNVDAPVRLVENEGDIDGAAAAVADALRTRETV, encoded by the coding sequence ATGAGCGTCACCCTCCTCTCGGGTGTTCCCGGTGTCGGACTCACGAGCATCAGCGAGCGCGCGCGACGAGAACTCGACGAAGAGTACAAGCTGATCAACTTCGGCGACGTGATGTTGGAACACGCCGCCACGCGGGACTGGGCGAGCAGGCGGTCGGAACTGGGCACGCTCACCCGACGACAGACGAGACGGCTCCAGCGACGTGCCGGCGAGTACGTGGCCGACAGCGCCGAGACCGCGGAGATACTACTGACGACCCATCTGGCGGTCGAGACGGACGCCGGGTACCTCCACGGATTTCCCGATGCGGTCCTTCGCGACGTGAATCCTGGGCAGTTCGTTCTCGTCGAGGCCGCGCCGGAGACGATATTCGACCGCCGAACGGAGGCCGACCGCGAATACGGCGATGCAACGGTGCGAACCATCGAGTTCGAGCAGGATATCAATCGAACGGCGGCCTTCGAATACGCGGTCAACGTCGACGCGCCGGTCAGACTCGTCGAGAACGAGGGAGACATCGACGGGGCAGCCGCGGCGGTGGCGGACGCACTCCGGACACGGGAGACGGTGTAG
- a CDS encoding XapX domain-containing protein — MNTTLAVLALVTGTVAGAVFAYLQVPIPAPPTLSGLLGIVGIYLGYKIVQAMGIGFDLLGALGL; from the coding sequence ATGAACACGACACTCGCCGTGCTCGCCCTGGTGACCGGAACGGTCGCCGGAGCCGTCTTCGCGTACCTCCAGGTCCCGATTCCGGCTCCGCCGACCCTCTCGGGGCTGCTCGGTATCGTCGGCATCTACCTGGGGTACAAGATCGTGCAGGCCATGGGTATCGGCTTCGACCTGCTCGGTGCGCTGGGACTGTAG